A region of Paraburkholderia largidicola DNA encodes the following proteins:
- a CDS encoding response regulator transcription factor: MRIALIEPDLRHAEIVGRLLLAGGHACHHFPSSAPFLAGAASEFFDLLVTDAYCGDAAAEDVIVRVRQVLPGLPVIAMMTTPRESELVAMLQSGADDCLSKPVRGPEMLARIEALMRRAGIRRPRNRVREMFGEYAFDAGRSIVSFRGQSVTLTPKELQFALLLFTNMSRPVSRAHILETVWSRRRDVKSRTLDTHASRIRTKLELRPEFGYTLTPLYGYGYRLDQIPVENTDSADKPAPTERIAETL; the protein is encoded by the coding sequence ATGCGAATTGCCCTTATTGAGCCTGACCTCCGGCATGCGGAAATCGTCGGCCGGCTACTGCTTGCCGGGGGGCATGCCTGTCATCACTTCCCGTCCAGCGCGCCTTTTCTGGCGGGCGCCGCAAGCGAATTCTTCGATCTCCTCGTTACCGACGCGTATTGCGGCGACGCCGCCGCGGAAGACGTGATCGTGCGGGTGCGCCAGGTTCTGCCGGGCCTGCCCGTCATCGCCATGATGACCACGCCGCGCGAAAGCGAACTGGTCGCCATGCTGCAATCAGGTGCCGACGACTGTCTGTCGAAACCCGTGCGCGGTCCCGAAATGCTGGCCCGCATCGAAGCGCTGATGCGCCGCGCCGGTATTCGCCGCCCGCGCAACCGCGTGCGCGAAATGTTCGGCGAATATGCGTTCGACGCCGGCCGCTCCATTGTCAGCTTTCGGGGACAGAGCGTCACGCTGACGCCGAAAGAACTGCAGTTCGCCCTGCTGCTGTTTACCAATATGTCGCGGCCGGTGTCGCGCGCGCACATCCTCGAGACCGTCTGGTCGCGCCGCCGCGACGTAAAGTCGCGCACGCTCGACACGCACGCGTCGCGCATCCGCACCAAGCTCGAACTTCGCCCGGAATTCGGCTACACGCTTACGCCGCTGTACGGTTACGGCTACCGTCTGGACCAGATTCCCGTCGAAAACACGGATAGCGCGGATAAACCCGCGCCGACTGAAAGAATCGCGGAAACGCTATAA
- the hemA gene encoding glutamyl-tRNA reductase, producing the protein MQLLTIGINHHTAPVALRERVAFPVDQIKPALSTFKDIFLGRTARTAPEAAILSTCNRTELYCATDDQAAREAATHWLSKYHNIAIDELAPHVYALPQSEAVRHAFRVASGLDSMVLGETQIVGQMKDAVRTASEAGALGTYLNQLFQRTFAVAKEVRTTTEIGAQSVSMAAAAVRLAQRIFDKVSNQRVLFIGAGEMIELCATHFAAQQPRELVVANRTAERGQRLADRFNGRSIPLSELPTRMHEFDIIVSCTASTLPIIGLGAVERAVKARRHRPIFMVDLAVPRDIEPEVGKLEDVFLYTVDDLGAIVREGNASRQAAVAQAETIIETRVQNFMQWLDARSIVPVIRHMHTQADALRRAEVEKAQKLLARGDDPAAVLEALSQALTNKLIHGPTHALNRASSEERDSLIELMSGFYKHAHSSSER; encoded by the coding sequence GTGCAACTGTTAACGATCGGAATCAACCACCACACCGCGCCCGTCGCCTTGCGCGAACGCGTGGCGTTTCCGGTCGACCAGATCAAGCCGGCGCTGTCGACGTTCAAGGACATCTTTCTCGGCCGCACGGCCCGCACGGCGCCGGAAGCAGCCATTCTGTCCACCTGCAACCGCACTGAGCTCTACTGCGCCACCGACGACCAGGCCGCCCGCGAGGCCGCCACCCACTGGCTGTCGAAGTACCACAACATCGCCATCGACGAACTCGCGCCGCACGTGTATGCGCTGCCGCAGTCGGAAGCCGTGCGCCACGCGTTTCGCGTCGCGTCGGGGCTGGATTCGATGGTGCTGGGTGAGACGCAGATCGTCGGCCAGATGAAGGATGCAGTGCGCACGGCGTCGGAAGCCGGCGCGCTCGGCACGTATCTGAACCAGTTGTTCCAGCGCACCTTTGCCGTCGCGAAAGAGGTGCGGACGACGACTGAAATCGGGGCGCAATCGGTTTCGATGGCCGCCGCGGCAGTGCGCCTCGCGCAGCGCATTTTCGACAAGGTGTCGAATCAACGCGTGCTGTTCATCGGCGCGGGTGAAATGATCGAGCTTTGCGCAACGCACTTTGCCGCGCAACAGCCGCGCGAGCTGGTCGTCGCGAACCGCACCGCCGAGCGCGGCCAGCGTCTTGCAGACCGCTTCAATGGCCGGTCGATTCCGCTGTCGGAATTGCCCACGCGCATGCACGAGTTCGACATCATCGTGTCGTGCACGGCGTCGACGCTGCCTATCATCGGTCTTGGCGCCGTGGAGCGCGCGGTAAAGGCGCGGCGTCACCGCCCCATTTTCATGGTCGATCTCGCCGTGCCCCGCGACATCGAGCCGGAAGTCGGCAAGCTCGAAGACGTGTTCCTGTATACCGTCGACGACCTCGGCGCGATCGTCCGTGAAGGCAATGCGTCGCGGCAAGCCGCTGTCGCGCAGGCCGAGACGATCATCGAAACGCGCGTGCAGAATTTCATGCAGTGGCTCGACGCGCGCAGCATCGTGCCCGTCATCCGTCACATGCACACGCAGGCCGACGCGCTGCGCCGCGCCGAAGTCGAAAAGGCGCAAAAGCTGCTCGCACGCGGCGACGACCCGGCTGCCGTGCTCGAAGCGCTGTCGCAGGCGCTCACCAACAAGCTCATCCACGGTCCCACGCACGCGCTCAACCGCGCA